From a region of the Thermomonas sp. HDW16 genome:
- a CDS encoding serine hydrolase encodes MTSHASGVSRRGLLAGGFGLMALAALPPNARAAARCTVDDWMPSEAFLQDLPRQMQALGVPGIAIAVVNEGRLAWSRSFGVTRAEGGAQVDERTLWEAASLSKPVFAYTVLQLVDRGELALDTPLVQYARPDYLGDSPWLERITVRDVLRHTTGLPNWRKDPANEKLVPAVAPGTRIDYSGEAIVWLQLVVEAVTGESLDQTMHRLLFESAAMHDSSYGWDAAMAARSVYGHRAVDDLQPGMPQQGLRDAWDAALPIAERWRKPLSTWRYADAERALPLARANVKPGVLNWPSDILANAAASLRCTAADYARFMSLMVHAHPAAWELRPQTRTAMLTPQIALPDRWTEKGLGWNIEATPAGPVLYHSGSNAGVFKAFALGDATRQRAIVLLTNAANGNLLYRRIVRASTGLDLLAFDV; translated from the coding sequence ATGACTTCGCATGCCTCTGGAGTGTCTCGCCGCGGTCTGCTGGCCGGCGGTTTCGGCCTGATGGCGTTGGCGGCCTTGCCGCCGAATGCGCGCGCAGCGGCCCGCTGCACCGTCGACGACTGGATGCCTTCCGAGGCCTTTCTGCAAGACCTGCCGCGGCAGATGCAGGCGCTGGGCGTGCCCGGCATCGCTATCGCGGTGGTGAATGAAGGCAGGCTGGCCTGGTCGCGCAGCTTCGGCGTGACCCGTGCCGAAGGCGGCGCGCAGGTTGATGAGCGAACCTTGTGGGAAGCGGCATCGCTGAGCAAACCGGTGTTCGCCTACACGGTGCTGCAACTGGTCGATCGCGGCGAGCTGGCCTTGGATACGCCCTTGGTGCAATACGCCAGGCCCGATTACCTCGGCGACTCGCCGTGGCTGGAACGCATCACCGTGCGCGACGTGCTGCGCCACACCACCGGCTTGCCGAACTGGCGCAAGGATCCCGCCAACGAAAAACTGGTGCCTGCAGTGGCACCGGGCACGCGCATCGACTATTCGGGCGAGGCCATCGTCTGGCTGCAACTGGTGGTTGAAGCGGTGACCGGCGAAAGCCTCGATCAAACGATGCACCGGTTGCTGTTCGAGTCTGCTGCTATGCACGACAGCAGCTATGGCTGGGATGCCGCGATGGCCGCGCGCTCCGTGTATGGCCACCGCGCGGTGGATGATCTGCAGCCGGGCATGCCGCAGCAGGGATTGCGCGACGCCTGGGATGCGGCATTGCCGATTGCCGAGCGCTGGCGCAAACCGCTCTCCACATGGCGCTATGCCGATGCCGAACGTGCGTTGCCGCTGGCTCGCGCGAACGTTAAGCCTGGCGTGCTGAACTGGCCAAGCGACATCCTGGCCAATGCCGCCGCCAGCCTGCGCTGCACGGCGGCCGACTACGCGCGCTTCATGTCGCTGATGGTGCATGCGCACCCCGCGGCGTGGGAGCTGCGGCCGCAGACGCGCACGGCGATGCTCACTCCGCAGATCGCGTTGCCCGACCGATGGACGGAGAAAGGGCTGGGTTGGAACATCGAAGCCACGCCTGCCGGCCCAGTGCTGTACCACTCGGGCAGCAATGCGGGCGTGTTCAAGGCCTTCGCATTGGGCGATGCCACGCGTCAGCGTGCGATCGTGTTGTTGACCAATGCCGCCAACGGCAACTTGCTGTACAGGCGCATTGTTCGCGCGAGCACAGGACTGGATCTGCTGGCGTTCGACGTCTGA
- a CDS encoding ribonucleoside-diphosphate reductase subunit alpha, with protein sequence MSETLATVAEAPVAPSFDLTSPPTATTMRVTKRNGTGEAVDLNKIVRAVTRAAEGLHAVEPMRVATRTISGLYDGATTAELDELSIRTAALLTGEEPEYGRLAARLLSSVIAKEVAGQEIHAFSQSVARGHELGLINDRLLGFVQANSRKLNDALDASLDRGFDYFGLRTLYDRYLLRHPRTRKAIETPQQFFLRIACALSEDVPEALALYRRMAELDYLPSSPTLFNSGTTHEQLSSCFLLDSPQDTLESIYAKYGDIAQLSKFSGGIGVSYTRVRSRGSLIKSTNGHSNGIVPWLKTLDSSVAAVNQGGKRKGAACVYLEPWHADVEEFLELRENTGDEARRTHNLNLANWVPDLFMRRVEADADWSLFDPRIVPEFTDLFGNAFDRAYEQAEAQGKAVKTIKARELYARMMRTLAQTGNGWMTFKDKCNRASNQTLRAGNVIHLSNLCTEILEVTSTEETAVCNLGSINLARHFDEDGFFDFDKLAETVQLAVRQLDRVIDLNFYPIESARRGNLRWRPVGLGCMGLQDVFFRLRLSFDSEEARVLSAKIAETIYFHALETSCELAEERGRHPSFADTRAASGELQFDAWAVVPEDFERWNALRERIKLHGLRNSLLVAIAPTATIASIAGCYECVEPQVSNLFKRETLSGDFLQVNRYLVEELKKLGLWTPEVRDAIKQAEGSIQNVAQVPETLRSIYRTAWELPMRSLIDMAAERGAFIDQSASLNLFMESPNIGALSSMYMYAWKRGIKTTYYLRSRPATKIAKTTVASAAATAPKTEYAPVDAVACSLENPEACEACQ encoded by the coding sequence ATGTCCGAGACACTGGCCACCGTGGCCGAGGCGCCCGTCGCGCCGTCCTTCGACCTGACTTCGCCGCCGACCGCGACCACGATGCGCGTGACCAAGCGCAACGGCACCGGCGAGGCGGTCGACCTCAACAAGATCGTGCGCGCGGTGACCCGCGCCGCCGAAGGCCTGCACGCGGTGGAGCCGATGCGCGTGGCCACCCGCACGATCTCCGGCCTGTACGACGGCGCGACCACCGCCGAGCTCGACGAACTGTCGATCCGCACCGCCGCGCTACTCACCGGCGAGGAACCCGAATACGGCAGGCTGGCCGCGCGCTTGCTGTCGAGCGTGATCGCCAAGGAAGTGGCGGGGCAGGAGATCCATGCGTTCTCGCAATCGGTCGCGCGCGGACACGAACTGGGGCTAATCAACGATCGCCTGCTCGGCTTCGTGCAGGCCAATTCGCGCAAGCTCAACGACGCGCTGGACGCGTCCCTTGACCGCGGCTTCGACTACTTCGGCCTGCGCACCCTGTACGACCGCTACCTGCTGCGCCACCCGCGCACGCGCAAGGCGATCGAGACCCCGCAGCAGTTCTTCCTGCGCATCGCCTGCGCGCTGAGCGAGGACGTGCCGGAAGCGCTGGCGTTGTACCGGCGCATGGCCGAACTCGATTACCTGCCGAGCTCGCCGACGCTGTTCAACAGCGGCACCACCCACGAACAGCTATCGTCCTGCTTCCTGCTGGATTCGCCGCAGGACACGCTGGAATCGATCTACGCGAAGTACGGCGACATCGCGCAGTTGAGCAAATTCAGCGGCGGCATCGGCGTGAGCTACACGCGCGTGCGTTCGCGCGGCTCGCTGATCAAGTCCACCAACGGGCATTCCAACGGCATCGTGCCGTGGCTGAAGACGCTGGATTCCTCGGTGGCGGCGGTGAACCAGGGCGGCAAGCGCAAGGGCGCGGCCTGCGTGTACCTGGAACCCTGGCATGCCGATGTCGAGGAGTTCCTGGAACTGCGCGAGAACACCGGCGACGAAGCCCGGCGCACCCACAACCTCAACCTGGCCAACTGGGTGCCGGATCTGTTCATGCGCCGGGTCGAGGCCGATGCCGATTGGTCGCTGTTCGATCCGCGTATCGTCCCGGAATTCACCGACCTGTTCGGCAACGCCTTCGATCGCGCCTACGAGCAGGCGGAAGCGCAGGGCAAGGCGGTCAAGACGATCAAGGCGCGCGAGCTGTACGCGCGGATGATGCGCACGCTGGCGCAGACCGGCAACGGCTGGATGACCTTCAAGGACAAGTGCAACCGGGCGAGCAACCAGACGCTGCGCGCGGGCAACGTGATCCACCTGTCCAACCTGTGTACGGAGATCCTCGAAGTCACATCGACTGAGGAAACCGCCGTCTGCAATCTTGGCTCGATCAACCTGGCGCGTCATTTCGATGAGGACGGGTTCTTCGATTTCGACAAGTTGGCCGAAACCGTGCAGCTGGCGGTGCGCCAACTGGATCGGGTGATCGACCTGAATTTCTATCCGATCGAATCCGCGCGCCGCGGCAACCTGCGCTGGCGGCCTGTGGGGCTGGGCTGCATGGGCCTGCAGGACGTGTTCTTCCGCCTGCGGCTGTCGTTCGACAGCGAGGAAGCGCGCGTGCTGTCGGCGAAGATCGCCGAGACCATCTATTTCCACGCGTTGGAGACGTCGTGCGAACTGGCAGAGGAACGCGGCCGACACCCATCGTTCGCGGACACGCGTGCCGCCAGCGGCGAATTGCAGTTCGATGCCTGGGCCGTGGTTCCGGAAGATTTCGAGCGCTGGAATGCGCTGCGCGAGCGCATCAAGCTGCATGGCCTGCGCAACTCATTGCTGGTCGCCATCGCCCCGACCGCGACCATCGCCTCCATCGCCGGCTGCTACGAATGCGTGGAGCCGCAAGTCTCCAACCTGTTCAAGCGCGAAACACTGTCCGGCGACTTCCTGCAGGTGAACCGCTACCTGGTCGAGGAGCTGAAGAAGCTCGGCTTGTGGACGCCGGAAGTGCGCGATGCGATCAAGCAGGCCGAAGGCTCGATCCAGAACGTGGCGCAGGTGCCGGAGACGCTGCGCAGCATCTACCGCACGGCGTGGGAACTGCCGATGCGTTCGCTGATCGACATGGCCGCCGAGCGTGGTGCCTTCATCGACCAATCGGCCTCGCTCAACCTGTTCATGGAAAGCCCGAATATCGGCGCGCTGTCGTCGATGTACATGTATGCGTGGAAGCGCGGCATCAAGACCACGTACTACCTGCGTTCGCGGCCGGCGACGAAGATCGCCAAGACCACGGTGGCCAGCGCGGCGGCAACCGCGCCGAAGACGGAATACGCGCCGGTGGATGCGGTCGCCTGTTCGCTGGAAAACCCGGAAGCCTGCGAGGCCTGTCAATGA
- a CDS encoding MFS transporter, whose protein sequence is MTHHDAPGLSRQQVKTLSLAALGGALEFYDFVIFVFFAATMGALFFPADMPEWLKLVQTFGIFAAGYLARPLGGIVMAHFGDLSGRKRMFMLSILLMAIPTLLMGLLPTYAQVGVLAPILLLLLRIMQGAAIGGEAPGAWVFVSEHVSPRHRVLACGALSAGLCSGILLGSLVARAINASFDEKELLAWSWRLPFVIGGVLGLLAMFLRRKLHETPVFAEMKERRSLDAGLPLKTVLREHGGAVLLAMLLTWLLTASVVVTLLMMPTLLQGLGVSRADALSGNTLAIFATVIANLVAGYLADRFGPGRVLVLWSALLGIAFWVFYSAALAGAYSPWLYMLAGCAVGITALVPGIAVGGFPPQVRFSGLSFSYNVAYAIAGGLTPILLSLAIKDNPAAPMHYIAMMAVLGIGLGLFVSMRRPRFQLA, encoded by the coding sequence ATGACCCACCACGATGCCCCCGGGCTCAGCCGCCAGCAGGTCAAGACCCTCTCGCTCGCCGCACTCGGTGGCGCGCTGGAGTTCTACGACTTCGTGATCTTCGTGTTCTTCGCAGCCACGATGGGCGCGCTGTTCTTCCCCGCCGACATGCCCGAATGGCTGAAGCTGGTGCAGACCTTCGGCATCTTCGCCGCCGGTTACCTGGCGCGGCCGCTGGGTGGCATCGTGATGGCGCACTTCGGCGATCTGTCCGGGCGCAAGCGGATGTTCATGCTGAGCATCCTGCTGATGGCAATCCCCACCCTGCTGATGGGCTTGTTGCCGACCTATGCGCAGGTCGGCGTGCTGGCGCCGATCCTGCTGCTGTTGCTGCGGATCATGCAGGGCGCGGCGATCGGCGGCGAAGCACCCGGCGCGTGGGTATTCGTCAGCGAGCATGTGTCGCCGCGGCATCGCGTGCTCGCCTGTGGCGCGCTGTCGGCCGGGCTGTGCAGCGGCATCCTGCTCGGCTCGCTGGTGGCGCGCGCGATCAATGCGTCGTTCGATGAAAAGGAATTGCTGGCCTGGAGCTGGCGGCTGCCGTTCGTGATTGGCGGCGTGCTGGGCCTGCTGGCGATGTTCCTGCGCCGCAAGCTGCATGAAACCCCGGTATTCGCCGAGATGAAGGAACGGCGTTCGCTCGACGCCGGCCTGCCGCTGAAAACCGTGCTGCGCGAACACGGCGGTGCAGTACTTCTGGCGATGCTGCTGACTTGGCTGCTCACGGCCTCGGTGGTGGTGACGTTGTTGATGATGCCGACGCTGCTGCAGGGCCTGGGTGTCTCGCGCGCCGATGCACTGTCCGGCAACACGCTGGCGATCTTCGCTACGGTGATCGCGAACTTGGTTGCCGGCTATCTGGCGGATCGCTTCGGCCCCGGCCGCGTGCTGGTGTTGTGGAGCGCGCTGCTCGGCATCGCGTTCTGGGTGTTCTACAGCGCGGCCCTGGCAGGCGCGTATTCGCCATGGCTGTACATGCTCGCCGGCTGCGCGGTGGGAATCACCGCATTGGTGCCGGGCATCGCGGTGGGCGGCTTCCCGCCACAGGTGCGCTTCTCCGGCTTGTCGTTCTCGTACAACGTGGCCTATGCGATCGCCGGCGGACTGACGCCGATCTTGCTGAGCCTGGCGATCAAGGACAATCCTGCCGCGCCGATGCACTACATCGCGATGATGGCGGTGCTCGGCATCGGGCTGGGATTGTTCGTATCGATGCGACGACCGCGCTTCCAGCTCGCCTGA
- a CDS encoding ribonucleotide-diphosphate reductase subunit beta — translation MSAHRQLLLDPGFELTLRPMRYPQFYEMYRDAIRNTWTVEEVDFSLDTNDLKNKFGPAERHLIERLVAFFATGDSIVSNNLVLNLYQHINAPEARMYLSRQLYEEALHVQFYLTLLDTYLPDPNERAKAFAAVDNIPSIRRKAEFCFKWIDSIQDLRRIETREQRRRFLLNMVCFAGCIEGLFFFAAFAYVYYLRSRGLLHGLASGTNWVFRDESAHMAFAFEVIRTAREEEPDLVDDEFRREVVAMLEEAVECEYAFAEDTLSGGVAGLSLKDMREYLQYCADQRLAQLGFAKHFGSRNPFPFMDLQDVQELTNFFERRVSAYQVGVQGEVGFDHAF, via the coding sequence ATGAGCGCGCACCGCCAACTGCTGCTGGATCCCGGCTTCGAACTCACCCTGCGGCCGATGCGCTACCCGCAGTTCTACGAGATGTACCGCGACGCGATCCGCAATACCTGGACGGTGGAGGAAGTGGATTTCTCGCTGGACACCAATGACCTGAAGAACAAGTTCGGGCCGGCGGAGCGGCATTTGATCGAACGCTTGGTGGCGTTCTTCGCTACCGGCGATTCCATCGTCTCCAACAACCTGGTGCTGAACCTGTACCAGCACATCAATGCGCCGGAAGCGCGCATGTACCTGTCGCGCCAGCTGTACGAGGAAGCGCTGCACGTGCAGTTCTACCTGACCCTGCTGGATACCTATCTGCCGGATCCGAACGAGCGTGCCAAGGCCTTCGCCGCGGTCGACAACATCCCGTCGATCCGGCGCAAGGCCGAGTTCTGCTTCAAGTGGATCGACTCGATCCAGGACCTGCGCCGTATCGAGACCCGCGAGCAGCGCCGCCGTTTCCTGCTCAACATGGTCTGCTTCGCCGGTTGCATCGAAGGCCTGTTCTTCTTCGCGGCCTTCGCCTATGTGTACTACCTGCGTTCGCGCGGGCTGCTGCACGGGTTGGCCAGCGGTACCAACTGGGTGTTCCGCGACGAGAGCGCGCACATGGCCTTCGCCTTCGAGGTGATCCGCACCGCGCGCGAGGAAGAGCCCGACCTGGTCGATGACGAATTCCGCCGCGAGGTGGTGGCGATGCTGGAAGAAGCGGTCGAATGCGAATACGCGTTCGCCGAAGACACCCTGTCCGGCGGCGTGGCGGGGCTGTCGCTGAAGGACATGCGCGAATACCTGCAGTACTGCGCCGACCAGCGATTGGCGCAGCTGGGCTTCGCCAAGCACTTCGGCTCGCGCAATCCGTTCCCGTTCATGGACCTGCAGGACGTGCAGGAGCTGACCAATTTCTTCGAACGCCGCGTCTCGGCCTACCAGGTTGGGGTGCAGGGCGAGGTCGGCTTCGACCACGCGTTCTGA
- a CDS encoding Tex family protein, which translates to MTQLSAALARKIAQTIAEEIGAQTAQVNAAVGLLDEGATVPFIARYRKEVTGGLDDTQLRNLEVRLSYLREMEERRAAILSSIDEQGKLSDELRGEIEAADSKSRLEDLYLPYKPKRRTRAQIAREAGLEPLADGLLADPSLTPETFAASFVDADKGVADAKAALEGARAILMERWGEDAALLGELRGWLENNGLIRSKVVEGKEAAGEKYRDYFDHTEALAKIPSHRLLALFRGRREEFLFLELDPGADAEAGNLYAEGRIARHAGIEDHGRPADAWLRNAVRLTWRAKIHLHLLLDLFNQAREKAEAEAIAVFGDNLKDLLLAAPAGPKAVLGLDPGLRTGVKVAVVDATGKLVATDTIYPHEPRRQWDQSLASLRKLCIAHGVQLVAIGNGTASRETDKLAGDLLKLVPELKAQKVVVSEAGASVYSASELAAKEFPNLDVSIRGAVSIARRLQDPLAELVKIEPKAIGVGQYQHDVDQYRLARALDARVEDCVNAVGVDVNTASAALLTRVSGLSSTVAENIVVYRDQNGAFASRKALLKVPRLGDKTFEQCAGFLRIADGEQPLDASSVHPEAYPVVERILAGSGKQVKQIIGDAAFLRGLKPAQFTDERFGEPTVRDILKELEKPGRDPRPEFKAATFAEGIEDIKDLRPGMVLEGVVSNVAAFGAFVDIGVHQDGLVHISALSDTYVKDPRELVKAGDIVKVKVLEVDVVRKRIALTRRMSDEPGQSTSRPSADRDVRRDGSRGNDRGRGNAPKPQQQATPFNSAMADALKGLKRG; encoded by the coding sequence ATGACCCAATTGTCCGCCGCACTCGCACGCAAGATCGCCCAGACCATCGCCGAGGAAATCGGCGCGCAGACCGCGCAGGTCAACGCCGCCGTCGGCCTGCTCGACGAAGGCGCCACCGTGCCCTTCATCGCCCGCTACCGCAAAGAAGTCACCGGCGGTCTGGACGATACGCAGTTGCGCAATCTGGAAGTGCGTTTGAGTTATCTGCGCGAAATGGAAGAACGCCGCGCCGCGATCCTCTCCAGCATCGACGAACAGGGCAAGCTCAGCGACGAACTGCGCGGCGAGATCGAAGCTGCCGACAGCAAGTCGCGGCTGGAAGACCTCTACCTGCCGTACAAGCCCAAGCGTCGTACCCGCGCACAGATCGCCCGCGAGGCGGGTCTTGAGCCGCTGGCCGATGGCCTGCTTGCCGATCCATCGCTCACGCCGGAAACATTCGCCGCCAGCTTCGTGGATGCCGACAAGGGCGTGGCCGATGCCAAGGCCGCGCTGGAAGGCGCGCGCGCAATCCTGATGGAACGTTGGGGCGAGGACGCGGCCCTGCTCGGCGAGTTGCGCGGCTGGCTGGAAAACAATGGTCTGATCCGCTCGAAAGTGGTCGAAGGCAAGGAAGCAGCCGGCGAGAAATACCGCGACTACTTCGACCACACCGAAGCCCTGGCGAAGATTCCCTCGCATCGCCTGCTCGCCCTGTTCCGCGGCCGTCGCGAGGAATTCCTGTTCCTCGAACTGGATCCCGGCGCGGATGCCGAAGCCGGCAACCTGTATGCCGAAGGCCGCATCGCGCGGCATGCCGGCATCGAGGATCACGGCCGCCCCGCCGATGCCTGGCTGCGCAACGCGGTGCGCCTGACCTGGCGCGCGAAGATCCACCTGCACCTGCTGCTCGACTTGTTCAACCAGGCACGCGAAAAGGCCGAGGCCGAGGCTATCGCCGTTTTCGGCGACAACCTCAAGGATCTGTTGCTGGCCGCGCCCGCCGGCCCGAAAGCCGTGCTCGGCCTCGATCCCGGCCTGCGTACCGGCGTCAAGGTCGCGGTAGTCGATGCCACCGGCAAGCTGGTCGCCACCGACACCATCTACCCGCACGAGCCGCGCAGGCAATGGGACCAGTCGCTGGCATCGCTGCGCAAGCTGTGCATCGCGCATGGCGTGCAGCTGGTCGCCATCGGCAACGGCACTGCTTCGCGCGAGACCGACAAGCTGGCCGGCGACCTGCTCAAGCTGGTGCCGGAACTGAAGGCACAGAAAGTCGTGGTCAGCGAGGCCGGTGCCTCGGTGTATTCGGCATCAGAACTCGCGGCGAAGGAATTCCCCAACCTCGATGTATCGATTCGTGGCGCGGTCTCCATTGCGCGCCGCCTGCAAGATCCGCTGGCGGAACTGGTCAAGATCGAACCGAAGGCGATTGGTGTTGGCCAATACCAGCACGACGTGGACCAATACCGCCTCGCGCGTGCGCTGGATGCGCGCGTGGAGGACTGCGTGAACGCGGTCGGCGTGGACGTGAACACCGCATCTGCAGCGCTGCTGACCCGCGTGTCCGGCCTGTCTTCCACGGTGGCTGAAAACATCGTGGTGTATCGCGACCAGAACGGCGCGTTCGCCTCGCGCAAGGCGCTGCTGAAGGTGCCGCGTCTGGGCGACAAGACCTTCGAGCAATGCGCCGGCTTCCTGCGCATCGCCGATGGCGAGCAACCGCTGGATGCCTCCTCCGTGCATCCGGAAGCCTATCCGGTGGTCGAACGCATCCTGGCCGGCAGTGGCAAGCAGGTGAAACAGATCATCGGCGATGCCGCTTTCCTGCGTGGCCTGAAGCCCGCGCAGTTCACCGATGAACGCTTCGGCGAACCCACCGTGCGCGACATTCTGAAAGAGCTGGAGAAGCCCGGCCGCGACCCGCGCCCGGAGTTCAAGGCGGCGACCTTCGCCGAGGGCATCGAGGACATCAAGGACCTGCGCCCCGGCATGGTGCTGGAAGGCGTGGTCAGCAACGTGGCTGCGTTCGGCGCCTTCGTCGACATCGGCGTGCACCAGGACGGACTGGTGCACATCTCGGCGCTGTCCGATACCTACGTGAAAGACCCGCGCGAGTTGGTGAAGGCCGGCGATATCGTCAAGGTCAAGGTGCTGGAGGTCGACGTGGTGCGCAAGCGCATTGCGCTGACCCGGCGCATGAGCGATGAACCCGGCCAGTCCACGTCACGCCCATCGGCGGATCGCGATGTGCGACGCGATGGGAGCCGAGGCAATGATCGCGGTCGCGGCAATGCACCGAAACCGCAACAACAGGCCACGCCGTTCAACAGCGCAATGGCGGACGCGCTGAAGGGCTTGAAACGCGGTTAA
- a CDS encoding oxidoreductase-like domain-containing protein, with amino-acid sequence MPDSSMSNPLSSANADPRPIAPERPLPSDCCDSGCPVCVHDLYAEELEAYAKALAAWKLRHPDVDTAAATP; translated from the coding sequence ATGCCTGATTCGTCGATGTCCAATCCCCTGTCCAGCGCAAACGCCGATCCGCGGCCGATCGCGCCCGAACGCCCCCTGCCCTCGGATTGCTGCGACAGCGGCTGCCCGGTCTGCGTGCATGACCTGTATGCCGAGGAGCTTGAGGCCTACGCGAAGGCACTGGCCGCATGGAAGCTGCGGCACCCCGATGTGGACACCGCAGCAGCCACACCGTAG
- the nhaA gene encoding Na+/H+ antiporter NhaA gives MNEVAATSNRLDRPVDPAYDHVLGPDDAAITLVEYGSYACPHCRAANERVAQVRNELGDRVRYVFRQRPLAGNDLALRAAQLAESADREQFWQTHVELMTRSVALTEDDLCAVRDTLGLDRLPPEQAEVAGHRGIERVLVDVDSAAASGVRVVPTFFINGRRYDGPWDESSFTDAMLGSLGHRVRSAALDFASWAPSTGVLLLLASVLAVLLTNLATGEAFRHFWETDVGLVLGDAGFRMSLHHWVNDGLLSVFFLVVGLEIKREFTVGHLASRRSAALPIAAAIGGMTIPALLYLAVVPAVPWGQGWGVPMATDTAFAIALIAMLGSRVPVELRIFLTAAAIVDDIGAIVVVALFYSSKIDWGWLGAASACFVLLVGVNRSGVYRALPYAALGVVLWFCVYKGGLHATLAGVLLALVIPTRPPANLRSLMTQADQLIAEEALHGDEQLRHGPSLPTLRQLDAIHDRLESPADRTLRHLEPWSSYFVLPVFALANAGVVLSLGQLQGHDTLMMGVMLGLVVGKPLGLFLASWLAVRTGMAVKPEAYSWTQLLAAGALAGIGFTMSLFIAGQAFPVEADFAAAKIAVFAASTLSALIGVALLLWASRTGARAREPVQEVDDRHCSA, from the coding sequence ATGAACGAGGTCGCGGCAACTTCCAATCGCCTGGATCGTCCGGTCGATCCTGCCTACGACCATGTGCTGGGGCCGGACGATGCGGCGATCACCCTGGTCGAATACGGCAGTTACGCCTGTCCGCATTGCCGCGCCGCCAATGAACGCGTGGCCCAGGTGCGCAATGAGTTGGGCGACCGCGTCCGCTACGTGTTCCGGCAGCGCCCGCTGGCCGGCAATGACCTGGCCCTGCGTGCGGCGCAGTTGGCAGAATCGGCGGATCGCGAGCAGTTCTGGCAGACGCATGTCGAATTGATGACGCGTTCGGTCGCGTTGACAGAGGACGACCTATGCGCGGTACGCGACACGTTGGGGCTTGATCGGTTGCCGCCGGAGCAGGCCGAAGTTGCCGGACATCGCGGCATCGAGCGCGTACTGGTCGACGTGGACAGCGCCGCGGCAAGCGGCGTGCGGGTGGTGCCCACGTTCTTCATCAACGGTCGCCGTTATGACGGACCGTGGGATGAAAGTTCGTTCACCGATGCCATGCTCGGTTCGCTCGGCCACCGCGTGCGTTCGGCCGCACTGGATTTCGCCAGTTGGGCGCCCTCCACTGGCGTGTTGTTGCTGCTGGCCTCGGTGCTGGCGGTGCTGCTGACCAACCTCGCTACCGGCGAGGCCTTCCGCCATTTCTGGGAAACCGATGTCGGCCTGGTGCTCGGCGATGCCGGCTTCCGCATGTCGCTGCATCATTGGGTCAACGACGGATTGTTGAGCGTGTTTTTCCTGGTGGTCGGGCTGGAGATCAAGCGCGAGTTCACCGTGGGCCACCTGGCCAGCCGGCGATCGGCGGCCCTGCCGATCGCTGCGGCGATCGGCGGGATGACGATACCGGCGCTGCTCTACCTTGCGGTGGTGCCTGCGGTGCCGTGGGGGCAGGGCTGGGGCGTGCCGATGGCGACCGACACCGCATTCGCCATCGCCCTGATCGCGATGTTGGGCAGCCGGGTGCCGGTGGAGCTGCGCATCTTCCTCACCGCCGCGGCGATCGTCGACGACATCGGCGCGATCGTGGTGGTGGCGCTGTTCTATTCGAGCAAGATCGATTGGGGTTGGCTTGGCGCGGCCTCGGCGTGTTTCGTGCTGCTGGTCGGCGTGAATCGCTCGGGTGTCTATCGCGCGTTGCCGTACGCGGCACTGGGTGTGGTGCTGTGGTTCTGCGTGTACAAGGGCGGCCTGCATGCCACGCTTGCCGGCGTGTTGCTGGCGTTGGTGATCCCGACTCGTCCACCGGCGAACCTGCGTTCGCTGATGACGCAGGCCGATCAGTTGATCGCCGAGGAAGCGCTGCATGGCGATGAACAACTGCGACATGGTCCATCGTTGCCTACGCTACGCCAGCTCGATGCGATCCACGATCGGCTGGAATCGCCGGCGGATCGCACCTTGCGCCATCTTGAGCCGTGGTCGAGTTATTTCGTGCTGCCGGTGTTCGCGCTTGCGAATGCAGGCGTCGTCCTGAGCCTGGGTCAGTTGCAAGGGCACGACACGTTGATGATGGGGGTCATGCTGGGACTGGTGGTGGGCAAGCCGTTGGGCTTGTTCTTGGCGTCATGGCTCGCAGTGCGAACGGGCATGGCGGTGAAGCCCGAAGCGTATTCGTGGACGCAACTGTTGGCAGCCGGCGCGCTGGCCGGCATCGGTTTCACCATGTCGCTCTTCATCGCCGGGCAGGCGTTTCCGGTGGAGGCGGATTTCGCCGCCGCCAAGATCGCGGTATTTGCTGCGTCCACCCTGTCGGCACTGATTGGCGTGGCGCTGCTGCTGTGGGCATCGCGCACCGGCGCACGCGCGCGCGAACCCGTACAGGAAGTGGACGACCGCCACTGCTCCGCATGA